From Leifsonia sp. fls2-241-R2A-40a, one genomic window encodes:
- the uvrA gene encoding excinuclease ABC subunit UvrA, producing the protein MSSGRVNSETGNISRVTGSHLSVRGARVHNLHNVDLEIPRDSMVVFTGLSGSGKSSLAFDTIFAEGQRRYVESLSAYARQFLGQVDRPDVDFIEGLSPAVSIDQKSTNRNPRSTVGTITEIYDYMRLLWARIGVPHCPICGERIQRQTVQQIADQLMELETGTRYMVVSPVVSQKKGEFVDLFKELAASGYSRALVDGEQIQLADPPTLKKQVKHDISVVVDRLVAGPDILGRLTDSLETALRLTDGLVQINYVDREGAAAWQNFSEKLSCPKGHPIQLTEIEPRTFSFNAPFGACPECSGLGTRMSVDDELLLGDDELSIAEGVIVPWTTQGKGLFNYYEKLLDGLARDLKFSLKTPWKKLPDNVKDAVLHGDNFEVKVRWKNRYGREMSYTSGFEGVVPYIERQYLQAETDTQRARWAEYLREVPCPVCGGKRLKPEVLAVLVHGKSIADASLLSLSDARSFMEKLHLTEREQKIGAQVLREIKIRLDFLIQVGLSYLDLARAAGTLSGGEAQRIRLATQIGSGLTGVLYVLDEPSIGLHQRDNRRLIDTLVALRDLGNTLIVVEHDEDTIRTADWIVDIGPGAGVNGGHVVHSGSYDELLKNTESLTGDYLAGRREIVIPSKRRKIDKKRMIRVVDAEANNLKKVTVDFPLGTFVAVTGVSGSGKSSLVNDILYRVMANKLNGARKVPGKHRTVTGLENLDKVVHVDQAPIGRTPRSNPATYTGVFDRIRNLFAETPEAKARGYLPGRFSFNVKGGRCEACSGDGTIKIEMNFLPDVYVACEVCGGARYNRDTLSVHYKGKNIAEVLDMPISEAAEFFRPISAIHRFLQTLVDVGLGYVRLGQSATTLSGGEAQRVKLATELQRRSNGRSVYVLDEPTTGLHFEDVRKLLLVLNGLLEKGNTVIVIEHNLDVIKSADWIVDMGPEGGAGGGEVIATGTPEQVAEAPGSHTGFFLKEILQGESARGAA; encoded by the coding sequence GTGAGCAGCGGGCGAGTGAATAGCGAGACGGGAAACATCAGCAGAGTGACGGGGTCGCACCTCAGCGTGCGCGGAGCACGCGTGCACAACCTCCACAACGTCGACCTCGAGATCCCGCGTGACTCGATGGTCGTCTTCACGGGTCTCTCCGGCTCGGGCAAGTCGTCTCTGGCGTTCGACACGATCTTCGCCGAGGGGCAGCGCCGCTACGTCGAGTCGCTGTCCGCCTACGCGCGCCAGTTCCTCGGTCAGGTCGACCGTCCGGACGTCGACTTCATCGAAGGTCTGAGCCCGGCCGTTTCGATCGACCAGAAGTCGACCAACCGCAACCCGCGGTCGACCGTGGGCACGATCACCGAGATCTACGACTACATGCGACTGCTGTGGGCCCGCATCGGCGTGCCGCACTGCCCGATCTGCGGTGAGCGCATCCAGCGCCAGACGGTCCAGCAGATCGCCGACCAGCTGATGGAGCTGGAGACCGGCACCCGGTACATGGTCGTCAGCCCGGTGGTCTCGCAGAAGAAGGGTGAGTTCGTCGACCTCTTCAAAGAGCTGGCGGCGAGCGGCTACTCGCGTGCACTGGTCGATGGCGAGCAGATCCAGCTGGCCGACCCGCCGACGCTGAAGAAGCAGGTCAAGCACGACATCTCCGTCGTCGTCGACCGCCTGGTCGCGGGTCCGGACATCCTGGGCCGCCTCACCGACTCCCTCGAGACGGCGCTGCGGCTGACCGACGGACTCGTTCAGATCAACTACGTCGACCGCGAGGGCGCGGCCGCGTGGCAGAACTTCAGCGAGAAGCTGTCGTGCCCGAAGGGCCACCCGATCCAGCTGACCGAGATCGAGCCGCGGACGTTCTCGTTCAACGCGCCTTTCGGCGCCTGCCCCGAGTGCTCCGGCCTCGGCACACGCATGTCGGTGGACGACGAGCTGCTGCTCGGCGACGACGAGCTGAGCATCGCCGAAGGCGTGATCGTGCCCTGGACCACCCAGGGCAAGGGACTCTTCAACTACTACGAGAAGCTGCTCGACGGCCTCGCACGCGACCTGAAGTTCTCGCTGAAGACCCCGTGGAAGAAGCTCCCCGACAACGTCAAGGACGCGGTCCTCCACGGCGACAACTTCGAGGTCAAGGTGCGGTGGAAGAACCGCTACGGCCGCGAGATGTCCTACACCTCCGGCTTCGAGGGCGTGGTGCCCTACATCGAGCGCCAGTACCTCCAGGCCGAGACCGACACGCAGCGGGCCCGCTGGGCCGAGTACCTGCGCGAAGTGCCGTGCCCGGTCTGCGGCGGCAAGCGTCTGAAGCCCGAGGTCCTCGCGGTGCTCGTGCACGGCAAGAGCATCGCGGATGCCTCCCTGCTGAGCCTGAGCGACGCCCGCAGCTTCATGGAGAAGCTGCACCTGACCGAGCGCGAGCAGAAGATCGGCGCGCAGGTGCTGCGCGAGATCAAGATCCGCCTCGACTTCCTCATCCAGGTCGGGCTGAGCTACCTCGACCTGGCGCGGGCGGCGGGCACGCTGTCCGGCGGCGAGGCGCAGCGCATCCGCCTGGCGACCCAGATCGGCTCCGGGCTCACCGGCGTGCTCTACGTGCTCGACGAGCCCAGCATCGGTCTGCACCAGCGCGACAACCGGCGCCTCATCGACACCCTCGTCGCGCTGCGCGACCTCGGCAACACGCTCATCGTGGTCGAGCACGACGAGGACACCATCCGCACCGCCGACTGGATCGTGGACATCGGTCCGGGGGCGGGAGTCAACGGCGGTCACGTCGTGCACTCCGGCTCGTACGACGAGCTGCTGAAGAACACCGAATCGCTCACCGGCGACTACCTGGCCGGCCGTCGCGAGATCGTCATCCCCTCGAAGCGCCGCAAGATCGACAAGAAGCGGATGATCCGAGTCGTGGATGCGGAAGCCAACAACCTGAAGAAGGTGACGGTCGACTTCCCGCTCGGGACGTTCGTGGCGGTCACCGGCGTGTCCGGTTCCGGCAAGTCGTCGCTGGTCAACGACATCCTGTACCGGGTGATGGCGAACAAGCTCAACGGCGCCCGCAAGGTCCCGGGCAAGCACCGCACCGTCACCGGTCTCGAGAACCTCGACAAGGTCGTGCACGTCGACCAGGCGCCGATCGGACGCACGCCGCGCTCGAACCCGGCCACCTACACCGGCGTGTTCGACCGCATCCGCAACCTGTTCGCCGAGACGCCGGAGGCGAAGGCCCGCGGCTACCTGCCCGGCCGGTTCAGCTTCAACGTCAAGGGCGGCCGCTGCGAGGCGTGCTCGGGTGACGGCACGATCAAGATCGAGATGAACTTCCTGCCCGACGTGTACGTCGCGTGCGAGGTGTGCGGGGGAGCCCGGTACAACCGCGACACGCTGTCCGTGCACTACAAGGGCAAGAACATCGCCGAGGTGCTCGACATGCCGATCAGCGAGGCGGCGGAGTTCTTCCGTCCGATCTCGGCCATCCACCGGTTCCTGCAGACGCTGGTCGACGTGGGTCTCGGCTACGTGCGGCTCGGACAGAGCGCGACCACGCTCTCCGGCGGCGAGGCGCAGCGCGTCAAGCTGGCCACCGAGCTGCAGCGCCGCTCCAACGGGCGCAGCGTCTACGTGCTCGACGAGCCGACCACCGGTCTGCACTTCGAGGACGTTCGCAAGCTCCTGCTGGTGCTGAACGGTCTGCTCGAGAAGGGCAACACCGTGATCGTCATCGAGCACAACCTCGACGTCATCAAGTCGGCCGACTGGATCGTCGACATGGGTCCGGAGGGCGGCGCCGGCGGCGGCGAGGTCATCGCGACGGGAACCCCGGAGCAGGTCGCCGAGGCACCCGGCAGCCACACCGGCTTCTTCCTCAAGGAGATCCTGCAGGGCGAGTCGGCCCGGGGCGCCGCGTAA
- a CDS encoding DUF4129 domain-containing protein: protein MATKAAGRRRWTLAACVALVAVALAAVAFQGAPQFTGPRMFLPPAPIRTDPVEQRATGTPEPGQAYHETRLDLSWVLIGLIILAVIIALALIWRLRRRRGAPPELPSLGDVSGADTSSPQASPEPEPEPEHVRRGLDRAAEVLAKEREPRDAVERAWLGLEEGAADSGVRRLPAETPAEFAARVVARVAADRDAAGRLLSLYLRARFSSAPVTPGDVAAAREAVDALRSSWNSGRAAGRAHPADSGQGRR from the coding sequence GTGGCGACGAAGGCGGCGGGGCGGCGGCGGTGGACACTCGCGGCCTGCGTCGCGCTCGTGGCCGTCGCGCTGGCTGCCGTCGCGTTCCAGGGTGCACCGCAGTTCACCGGGCCGCGGATGTTCCTGCCGCCGGCGCCCATCCGCACCGACCCGGTCGAGCAGCGCGCCACCGGAACGCCAGAGCCCGGTCAGGCGTACCACGAGACCCGGCTCGACCTCTCCTGGGTGCTGATCGGCCTGATCATCCTCGCGGTCATCATCGCGCTCGCCCTCATCTGGCGGCTCCGCCGACGTCGCGGCGCCCCACCGGAACTCCCGTCGCTGGGCGACGTGAGCGGCGCTGACACGTCCAGCCCGCAGGCGTCGCCGGAACCCGAGCCCGAGCCCGAGCACGTCAGGAGAGGGCTGGACCGAGCCGCCGAGGTGCTCGCCAAAGAGCGCGAGCCGCGTGATGCGGTCGAACGCGCGTGGCTGGGTCTCGAAGAAGGCGCGGCCGACTCCGGCGTCCGACGCCTCCCCGCCGAGACCCCGGCCGAATTCGCGGCGCGGGTCGTCGCGCGGGTCGCCGCCGATCGGGATGCTGCGGGTCGCCTCCTCTCGCTCTACCTGCGGGCCCGCTTCAGCAGCGCCCCCGTCACTCCGGGCGACGTCGCAGCTGCTCGCGAGGCGGTGGACGCGCTCCGCTCCTCCTGGAACAGCGGACGAGCCGCGGGCCGCGCCCATCCCGCCGACTCCGGCCAGGGACGCCGATGA
- a CDS encoding MoxR family ATPase, with translation MPADPRTASAAPPVALPIAEVARLGADVLDRVGSVVVGMREPLRVAFATILAGGHVLFEDVPGLGKTLAARSIAAAVGLDFRRLQCTPDLLPSDITGSFVYVPSTSDFEFRPGPVFTGLFLADEINRTSPKTQSALLEAMAEGQVSVEGRSFPLPSPFHVVATANPIESEGTYALPEAQLDRFMVRLSVGYPDEAGEARVLLARVARRHEVATVDPVIDADTLAAMQAGVEAVDVDPDIAEYCVRLAAATRRHRSVEVGASPRGSQGLLLVARALAVLAGRDFVIPDDVKAVAVPVLAHRLTLTVQGWTSGVTAEQVVTEVVNTVAGPPAVGAARRAGDEAPAL, from the coding sequence GTGCCCGCTGACCCCCGCACCGCATCCGCTGCGCCGCCCGTCGCCCTCCCGATCGCGGAGGTCGCGCGCCTGGGCGCCGACGTCCTCGACCGGGTCGGGAGCGTCGTCGTCGGGATGCGCGAGCCGCTCCGCGTCGCGTTCGCGACCATCCTGGCCGGCGGTCACGTGCTGTTCGAGGACGTCCCGGGACTCGGCAAGACCCTCGCCGCACGCAGCATCGCCGCAGCCGTCGGCCTCGATTTCCGCCGGCTGCAATGCACGCCCGACCTCCTGCCGTCGGACATCACGGGCTCGTTCGTGTACGTGCCGAGCACGTCCGACTTCGAGTTCCGCCCCGGCCCCGTCTTCACGGGGCTCTTCCTGGCGGACGAGATCAACCGCACGTCGCCGAAGACGCAGTCGGCGCTGCTGGAGGCGATGGCGGAGGGGCAGGTATCGGTGGAGGGACGCAGCTTCCCGCTGCCGTCGCCGTTCCACGTCGTGGCGACGGCGAACCCGATCGAGTCGGAGGGCACGTACGCGCTGCCCGAAGCGCAGCTCGACCGCTTCATGGTCCGACTCAGCGTCGGCTATCCGGATGAGGCGGGCGAGGCGCGGGTGCTGCTGGCGCGCGTCGCCCGGCGGCACGAGGTGGCGACGGTCGACCCGGTGATCGACGCCGACACCCTGGCGGCCATGCAGGCGGGGGTCGAGGCGGTCGACGTCGACCCCGACATCGCGGAGTACTGCGTGCGCCTCGCGGCGGCGACGCGGAGGCATCGCTCGGTGGAGGTCGGCGCCTCCCCACGCGGGTCGCAGGGACTCCTGCTGGTCGCCCGCGCCCTCGCCGTCCTCGCCGGCCGCGATTTCGTCATCCCCGATGATGTGAAAGCGGTGGCCGTCCCGGTACTGGCGCACCGTCTCACCCTCACCGTGCAGGGCTGGACCAGCGGAGTGACCGCGGAACAGGTGGTCACCGAGGTCGTCAACACCGTCGCCGGACCGCCCGCAGTCGGGGCGGCCCGACGCGCGGGCGACGAGGCGCCGGCGCTGTGA
- a CDS encoding DUF58 domain-containing protein, which produces MTDRTSTSTRTRWMLSPSLAAAVILGVIGVVVAFVMSRPEPALVGAPLLLAAAMGWDRRPSSTASADAPSDLVTVTASVASAAGVHDDGGVPVLSVELGASATQRPDALQLRLALGGAAPVDAVVTPRAAVALRGEVPVVHSGRQQVAGVQARAVGADAAWVGEPGEEAAVDRVVRPRQLPVRSLPLPARLLGLTGQHTSSRPGDGGEFRDIDLFHPGDRLRRIDWRATARAGRAGELYVRRTTATSDAAVHLVLDARDELGAAVADWPRPYPRPAVSSLDVAREAASSLAAAYSAVGDRVGFDDLGESRRVLPPRAGARHRERVLRAIELTVPNGVPYQRVRAPRLSPGSLAFVLSVFLDDQPLTLALTWRAAGHRVIAVDVLPAREGRDLPVRDRLALRTIELERRVRLQQLQAGGVELLTWEDPAVREAAFLALTTRAARR; this is translated from the coding sequence ATGACGGATCGCACGAGCACGTCGACACGGACGCGGTGGATGCTGAGCCCCTCCCTCGCCGCGGCCGTCATCCTGGGCGTGATCGGCGTCGTCGTCGCCTTCGTGATGTCGCGGCCGGAACCCGCCCTCGTCGGCGCGCCGCTTCTGCTCGCCGCGGCGATGGGATGGGACCGGCGCCCCTCGTCGACGGCGTCCGCCGACGCGCCCTCCGACCTGGTCACCGTCACCGCCTCGGTCGCATCCGCCGCCGGCGTCCACGACGACGGGGGAGTCCCGGTCCTCTCCGTCGAACTGGGCGCTTCGGCCACGCAACGGCCGGACGCCCTGCAGCTGCGCCTCGCGCTGGGCGGTGCCGCGCCCGTCGACGCGGTCGTCACGCCGCGTGCCGCGGTCGCGCTCCGCGGCGAGGTGCCGGTGGTCCACTCGGGTCGCCAGCAGGTTGCCGGGGTGCAGGCACGCGCGGTCGGGGCCGACGCCGCGTGGGTCGGCGAACCGGGGGAGGAGGCCGCCGTGGACCGCGTGGTGCGCCCGCGCCAGCTGCCCGTCCGCAGCCTCCCGCTTCCGGCTCGGCTGCTCGGACTGACCGGCCAGCACACCTCCTCGCGCCCGGGTGACGGCGGCGAGTTCCGGGACATCGACCTGTTCCATCCCGGCGACCGGCTGCGCCGCATCGACTGGCGCGCCACCGCGCGTGCGGGACGTGCGGGGGAGCTGTATGTCCGCCGCACCACCGCGACCTCCGACGCTGCGGTCCACCTCGTCCTCGACGCACGGGACGAGCTCGGCGCTGCGGTCGCCGACTGGCCGCGCCCCTACCCCCGCCCGGCCGTCTCCTCGCTGGATGTGGCGCGCGAGGCGGCGTCCTCCCTCGCCGCCGCCTATTCCGCGGTGGGCGACCGCGTCGGCTTCGATGATCTCGGGGAGTCGCGGCGCGTCCTCCCGCCGCGCGCCGGGGCGCGGCACCGTGAGCGGGTGCTGCGGGCCATCGAGCTGACCGTGCCCAACGGCGTGCCCTATCAGCGCGTCCGCGCCCCGCGGCTGTCGCCCGGGTCTCTGGCGTTCGTCCTCTCGGTCTTCCTCGACGATCAGCCGCTCACCCTCGCGCTGACGTGGCGCGCGGCGGGTCACCGGGTGATCGCCGTCGACGTGCTGCCGGCCCGCGAGGGGCGCGACCTTCCCGTGCGCGATCGCCTGGCGTTGCGGACCATCGAGCTGGAGCGTCGTGTCCGGCTGCAGCAGTTGCAGGCCGGGGGAGTCGAGCTGCTGACCTGGGAGGATCCGGCGGTCCGCGAGGCGGCGTTCCTCGCACTGACGACCAGGGCGGCCCGGCGATGA